ATGCCCGCGATTGTGTGGTCTATCCCGGCTGGGTCAATACCCATCACCATCTGTTTCAATCATTACTGAAAGGTGAACCTAAGGGTTTGAATCTGAGCCTTGGCGGCTGGCTGGCCGCCACGCCCTATCGCTTTCGCGGGGCATTCGATGAACAGACGTTTCGTATTGCGGTACGCGTTGGCCTGGTTGAATTAGTGCGTTCTGGCTGTACCACCCTTGCTGACCATCACTACCTGTATTGGCCGGATATGCCGTTTGATGGCGCAGAAATCCTGTTCGATGAGGCCGCCAAACTGGGCGTGCGCTTTGTTTTGTGTCGCGGCGGCGCCACACAAAGTCGTGGCCTGGAAAGCGACTTACCTGGCGCGCTGCGTCCGGAAAACTTCCACAGCATGATGGCGGATGTCGATCGCCTGGTTGCGCGCTATCATCAACCGCACGATCGGGCGATGCGTCGCATCGTGATGGCACCTACCACCACCTTGCACTCCACCACGCCTCAGGAGTTACGCGAAAGCGCGCGCCTCGCCCGTCAGCTCGGTATTCGCCTGCATAGTCATCTCTCCGAGACCGTTGACTATCTCGATGCGGCGCGCAGCAAATTCGGTATGACGCCGCTGCAATTTTGCGCTGAACACGACTGGATTGGTGACGATGTCTGGTTCGCACATCTGGTAAAACTGCTGCCGGAAGAGATCGCGATGCTGGGTGCGGCAGGCAGCGGCATCGCGCATTGCCCGCAAAGTAATGCGCGCCTCGGTAGCGGCATTGCCGATGTAGTCGCAATGGAACAAGCCGGCATGAAAATCTCAATTGGCGTAGATGGTGCGGCATCGAACGAAGCGGCAGATATGCAAAGTGAAACCCACGCTGCCTGGCAGTTACAGCGCGTACGTAAAGGCATGCAGGCCCAGCCGCGCTATGCTGGTGGTACGTATGAAGGTGGAGGTGATGCCGCCAGCATTGAGGATGTGGTGCGCTGGGGCACGTCGGGCGGCGCGCAGGTGCTGGGATTGCACACCGGGCGTATTGCGCCGGGCATGGCTGCCGACATCGCCATTTATCGCCTCGACGATCCGCGCTATTTTGGCCTGCATGATATGGCCATCGGTCCGATAGCCAGCGGTGGGCGCGCCAGCGTGAAAGCGCTTATTTGCGATGGACATGTTGTGATGCAG
The sequence above is a segment of the Candidatus Pantoea floridensis genome. Coding sequences within it:
- a CDS encoding amidohydrolase family protein; translated protein: MNPLLIKHCAAIMTGDKHQPRSQARDIRIRDGLIVEMGDLIATADETVIDARDCVVYPGWVNTHHHLFQSLLKGEPKGLNLSLGGWLAATPYRFRGAFDEQTFRIAVRVGLVELVRSGCTTLADHHYLYWPDMPFDGAEILFDEAAKLGVRFVLCRGGATQSRGLESDLPGALRPENFHSMMADVDRLVARYHQPHDRAMRRIVMAPTTTLHSTTPQELRESARLARQLGIRLHSHLSETVDYLDAARSKFGMTPLQFCAEHDWIGDDVWFAHLVKLLPEEIAMLGAAGSGIAHCPQSNARLGSGIADVVAMEQAGMKISIGVDGAASNEAADMQSETHAAWQLQRVRKGMQAQPRYAGGTYEGGGDAASIEDVVRWGTSGGAQVLGLHTGRIAPGMAADIAIYRLDDPRYFGLHDMAIGPIASGGRASVKALICDGHVVMQEDVIPGLDVAELRRDAAQAVKTLQQRAGV